Proteins from one Setaria italica strain Yugu1 chromosome V, Setaria_italica_v2.0, whole genome shotgun sequence genomic window:
- the LOC101762048 gene encoding uncharacterized protein LOC101762048 isoform X4, with product MAARAPRPKRRLQHRCATRRRSVRRSVDPLRRLPSAQEDGASPFVRAKSPHKAASHPPAEVRPCPLPTGGATSHAGGIPPPPTTHTGASLPRIRIEPAALLAEESDAATLPIAAAALLIPAAAGGRLLHQLLCTFSSHGKTVRATSSSSSKQGFRYWVPQEEEEEKKGSTEGFAGEGEEEENRGAQEVSFVISFRMICCS from the exons ATGGCAGCTCGTGCTCCCAGGCCAAAACGACGACTCCAGCACCGTTGTGCGACCCGCCGTCGATCCGTGCGGCGCTCGGTCGATCCCCTGCGGCGCTTACCCTCCGCGCAGGAAGATGGCGCTTCCCCTTTCGTTCGCGCCAAATCCCCCCATAAAGCCGCTTCCCACCCTCCGGCGGAGGTCCGCCCCTGCCCCCTGCCCACCGGCGGCGCGACGAGCCACGCCGGCGGCATCCCTCCTCCACCTACAACACACACCGGCGCGTCCCTTCCTCGGATCCGAATCGAGCCGGCGGCCCTCCTAGCGGAAGAATCCGACGCCGCCACtctccccatcgccgccgccgcgctgctgaTCCCCGCGGCTGCCGGCGGCCGCCTTCTCCACCAACTGCTCTGCACCTTCTCCTCCCACGGCAAGACCGTCAGGGccacctcgtcgtcctcgtccaagCAG GGATTTCGTTACTGGGTTccacaagaggaagaagaagagaagaaaggaagcaCAGAAGGTTTTgcaggagaaggagaggaagaagagaatcgAGGCGCGCAAGAGG TATCATTCGTGATATCATTCAGAATGATTTGTTGCAG CTAG
- the LOC101762048 gene encoding uncharacterized protein LOC101762048 isoform X3, whose amino-acid sequence MAARAPRPKRRLQHRCATRRRSVRRSVDPLRRLPSAQEDGASPFVRAKSPHKAASHPPAEVRPCPLPTGGATSHAGGIPPPPTTHTGASLPRIRIEPAALLAEESDAATLPIAAAALLIPAAAGGRLLHQLLCTFSSHGKTVRATSSSSSKQGFRYWVPQEEEEEKKGSTEGFAGEGEEEENRGAQEVSFVISFRMICCSCLL is encoded by the exons ATGGCAGCTCGTGCTCCCAGGCCAAAACGACGACTCCAGCACCGTTGTGCGACCCGCCGTCGATCCGTGCGGCGCTCGGTCGATCCCCTGCGGCGCTTACCCTCCGCGCAGGAAGATGGCGCTTCCCCTTTCGTTCGCGCCAAATCCCCCCATAAAGCCGCTTCCCACCCTCCGGCGGAGGTCCGCCCCTGCCCCCTGCCCACCGGCGGCGCGACGAGCCACGCCGGCGGCATCCCTCCTCCACCTACAACACACACCGGCGCGTCCCTTCCTCGGATCCGAATCGAGCCGGCGGCCCTCCTAGCGGAAGAATCCGACGCCGCCACtctccccatcgccgccgccgcgctgctgaTCCCCGCGGCTGCCGGCGGCCGCCTTCTCCACCAACTGCTCTGCACCTTCTCCTCCCACGGCAAGACCGTCAGGGccacctcgtcgtcctcgtccaagCAG GGATTTCGTTACTGGGTTccacaagaggaagaagaagagaagaaaggaagcaCAGAAGGTTTTgcaggagaaggagaggaagaagagaatcgAGGCGCGCAAGAGG TATCATTCGTGATATCATTCAGAATGATTTGTTGCAG TTGTTTACTGTAG
- the LOC101762048 gene encoding uncharacterized protein LOC101762048 isoform X2, giving the protein MAARAPRPKRRLQHRCATRRRSVRRSVDPLRRLPSAQEDGASPFVRAKSPHKAASHPPAEVRPCPLPTGGATSHAGGIPPPPTTHTGASLPRIRIEPAALLAEESDAATLPIAAAALLIPAAAGGRLLHQLLCTFSSHGKTVRATSSSSSKQGFRYWVPQEEEEEKKGSTEGFAGEGEEEENRGAQEGNPVNHDWPWNFSCNDLSINRF; this is encoded by the exons ATGGCAGCTCGTGCTCCCAGGCCAAAACGACGACTCCAGCACCGTTGTGCGACCCGCCGTCGATCCGTGCGGCGCTCGGTCGATCCCCTGCGGCGCTTACCCTCCGCGCAGGAAGATGGCGCTTCCCCTTTCGTTCGCGCCAAATCCCCCCATAAAGCCGCTTCCCACCCTCCGGCGGAGGTCCGCCCCTGCCCCCTGCCCACCGGCGGCGCGACGAGCCACGCCGGCGGCATCCCTCCTCCACCTACAACACACACCGGCGCGTCCCTTCCTCGGATCCGAATCGAGCCGGCGGCCCTCCTAGCGGAAGAATCCGACGCCGCCACtctccccatcgccgccgccgcgctgctgaTCCCCGCGGCTGCCGGCGGCCGCCTTCTCCACCAACTGCTCTGCACCTTCTCCTCCCACGGCAAGACCGTCAGGGccacctcgtcgtcctcgtccaagCAG GGATTTCGTTACTGGGTTccacaagaggaagaagaagagaagaaaggaagcaCAGAAGGTTTTgcaggagaaggagaggaagaagagaatcgAGGCGCGCAAGAGG GCAACCCAGTGAATCATGACTGGCCTTGGAATTTTTCCTGCAATGACTTATCTATCAACAGATTTTAG
- the LOC101762048 gene encoding uncharacterized protein LOC101762048 isoform X1, with protein sequence MAARAPRPKRRLQHRCATRRRSVRRSVDPLRRLPSAQEDGASPFVRAKSPHKAASHPPAEVRPCPLPTGGATSHAGGIPPPPTTHTGASLPRIRIEPAALLAEESDAATLPIAAAALLIPAAAGGRLLHQLLCTFSSHGKTVRATSSSSSKQGFRYWVPQEEEEEKKGSTEGFAGEGEEEENRGAQEGEKFAHAKELFFLSAVWYPFLKDNIGSCLVKGNPVNHDWPWNFSCNDLSINRF encoded by the exons ATGGCAGCTCGTGCTCCCAGGCCAAAACGACGACTCCAGCACCGTTGTGCGACCCGCCGTCGATCCGTGCGGCGCTCGGTCGATCCCCTGCGGCGCTTACCCTCCGCGCAGGAAGATGGCGCTTCCCCTTTCGTTCGCGCCAAATCCCCCCATAAAGCCGCTTCCCACCCTCCGGCGGAGGTCCGCCCCTGCCCCCTGCCCACCGGCGGCGCGACGAGCCACGCCGGCGGCATCCCTCCTCCACCTACAACACACACCGGCGCGTCCCTTCCTCGGATCCGAATCGAGCCGGCGGCCCTCCTAGCGGAAGAATCCGACGCCGCCACtctccccatcgccgccgccgcgctgctgaTCCCCGCGGCTGCCGGCGGCCGCCTTCTCCACCAACTGCTCTGCACCTTCTCCTCCCACGGCAAGACCGTCAGGGccacctcgtcgtcctcgtccaagCAG GGATTTCGTTACTGGGTTccacaagaggaagaagaagagaagaaaggaagcaCAGAAGGTTTTgcaggagaaggagaggaagaagagaatcgAGGCGCGCAAGAGGGTGAGAAATTCGCACACGCAAAAGAACTTTTTTTCTTGTCTGCAGTCTGGTATCCCTTTTTGAAAGATAATATTGGTTCTTGTTTGGTGAAAGGCAACCCAGTGAATCATGACTGGCCTTGGAATTTTTCCTGCAATGACTTATCTATCAACAGATTTTAG